The genomic DNA TGCCTTGAAGGCTGGATGACGGCGGATGCTCCGCTTGAGGCACTGGCTGGAAATCCGGGCGCGCCGGTAGCCACCGAACACACAGGTTTTGGGCGTGTTCGTGTCGTCGCGGTTGAGATTCGAGGGAGCAAAGTTTTGCAGCATGTGAATTTCAATGAACATGGCAGGTATCGTCCTTTCATGGATGGTCTTGGAACAGGATGGGTCTGGTGGACGCGGTGACGGACTCGGTAGCCTCCGGTTCAGGTTCGTCCAGCGGCGACCAGAAATCCTTCGCCCACCGGAGCTGTACCCTTTTTTCCGGGTGATGCCACCCCGTGAGGTCAAGTAGCAATTTTTTGTAATCCACGCCAATTTCCCGACTTTTCAGCAGGGAAACGGCGTGCCGCAGGTGGCTTCCAAGGTCGTCCTCGTGAGCGTTGAGCAGGGCTTGAAAGCGCTTGGCCGTGCTTTCCGTTTCGCGTTTTGGGTCAAGCCGAAGAAAGGTTTTCCCAAACGACTCACCGGCTCGTGGTGGAAGATGGTTCAAGCCAAACAATGCCGCGATGAGGAAATACCACCGCGCCTCATACGCCTTGTCCGGCAGGAACGGCACGACGTACGGGTACATCTCCACCACCCCATGGTCGTGTCCCAGCCCGCGTCTGAGCCGAGCCAGCGCGGCGCGGTCTTCACGCAGGGATTCAAGCTTGTCAACGAATCTGTGAATTTGGTCGGTCATCATCATGGGCTCCGTATGGCAGTCGGTCTGGTGGGGACGGTCACCGCGTT from Chloracidobacterium validum includes the following:
- the casB gene encoding type I-E CRISPR-associated protein Cse2/CasB, with the protein product MMMTDQIHRFVDKLESLREDRAALARLRRGLGHDHGVVEMYPYVVPFLPDKAYEARWYFLIAALFGLNHLPPRAGESFGKTFLRLDPKRETESTAKRFQALLNAHEDDLGSHLRHAVSLLKSREIGVDYKKLLLDLTGWHHPEKRVQLRWAKDFWSPLDEPEPEATESVTASTRPILFQDHP